A segment of the bacterium genome:
GGAGACCCGTGACGAGAACCTGGCCGTAAAGCCCGTAAACGTAGCCGAGCCCGATTATGATCCCCAAAAGCAGCCCGGCTGTGGAGATCTTTCCGGCGAGTATGTGGCGCTTGCGGTTGAAGGCGAAGGAGGAGCCGGGCTTTTGCGGGCGATGCCTGCCCATGCCGGTTATCCACCCGTAGATCATCACCAGCGTTAAAATTCCCTGAAAATATGGGTGAAAATAAAGCATCCGTTCAAGACCTCCCGCTTGAAATTCCAACCAGCCCAAATGATATCCATTGAACTTGGCAAATGACAGCGCGAAGTTGCCCCGCTTTTCACCGCGTGACGGAGGAGGGAGCGGGGGACCCGATTAAAACCCCATTTGATGAGGCAAATAGTCAAATAGTGGGGACCGGCCTTAAAAAAATAGCAATTGCCCTCAATTTGTGTTTTTCCTATTTCCGCTAGGTCAACGGAGGGATGTCAAGGGTTCACTATTTATATTTTAATATTTTCGCGTGATTTTTAAGGTTTTTTTTGAATTTTTTTCTTCACAATTTAGATTTTTGCGGCATATTTCTTACATGGTTAGAATAGCAAGAATAGTTGTACCCGGATTACCGCATTACGTCGCCCAGAGGGGTTACGAAGGCCAACAGGCGTTTTTTGGGCCTGAGGACTACGCCCTCTACCTTCGCCTCGCTTCCGAGGCACTCGACGAGAACAAGGTGAAAGCCTTGGCCTGGTCGCTTTTATTCAACCGCGTCAGCCTTCTCGTCGTTCCTTCGAGCGAGGAGGGGCTGGCAAGAGCTCTCGGTGAGGTTCACCGGCGTTACTCAAGGGAGGTCAACGCCCGTCTCGGGCGTGAAGGCCGCCTCTGGCACGCCCGGTTCAACTCCTTTACCATTGAGGAGCCCCTCATTGCCGAGACAGCCAAGTACGTAGAGCTACAGCCGGTGAGAACCGGGCTTGTGCTCACCCCGGCGGCGTATCCGTGGTCCTCGGCCACCGCGAGGCTGGCAAAGACCGCCGATCCTCTCGGCGCTCCTGCGACGCTCCCCGGAGTCCCGGACTGGTCGAGTTACATAACGGAACCCGTTTCAAAGGATTTCGCCAAGAAACTCGCCCAGCACGAGTCTACGGGACGCCCGATGGGGACCGAACCTTTCATCCTCGGACTCGAAGGCAAGCTCGGCAAGCGACTTCGCCCGAGAAAGAGGGGAAGAAAGCCAAAGATTCCGCGCATAGAGGACTAGTCCTCTATGCGCCCAGGTGGTAACATGCCCCTGGAAGGACTCAAAAGGTTCTTCCGGGGGCTTTTTATTTCCTGAAAACCCGCTTCCCTCGCGCCCCCCGCGCGTAGCGGAACAAACCGGAATTGAGGTCAAGATGAGAAAACTCCTGATACTTGTTTCCCTCGCGGTGCTTTTTGTCTCTCCGGCGCTGGCGCTCGATTCTTCCGCGATACGGGATATCGAACGGGCCGATTCCATGAAGGAACTCATCTCCGAGGCCGAGGATATCGCCAAGGACGCCACCTTCAAGACTCCCGCCGACGCCGAGGAGGCCAAACTCATAGCCATCGAGTTTCAGGCCTATATGTCCTACATAGCGGTGAGGCAAAACGCCCTTATGGCGCTGGAACTTGAAAAGCAAAAAGCCGCGAAGTAGATTTCATAAGTCCGCAGAAAACATTCTGAATACGGCTTCTTCGAGGGCGGTCGAACCGGCGGGCAAGGGGTATTGTGGAAGATGAAAGAAAACGAGATGTACCAAAATGCCCTCAATATCTTCTCTACCGTGGGGCTGGCGCGATTCTTGGGGATGGAGCTTGTCGCCGTCGCCGACGACGAGTGCGAGCTCTCGATGCCTGTTGACGAAAGGCACTCCAACTATATAGGCGGGCTCCACGGCGGCGCGGCGGCGGCCCTGCTCGATACCGCCGCTTTTTTCCCCGGCTCTCTTCTGCCCTCCGGCATAAAACTGGCGACGGAGGGCATAGAGGTCCACCTCTTCCGGCCTGTGCCGCTGGGCGAGAAGGTTTTCGCCCAGGCGAAGATACTGCGAAGCGGCAGAAGGATAGTCACCGTGGAGCTGACCCTGAGGATGTCCGGAGGTAAACAGGCCGCCCACGCGATAGCCACTCTGGTGGACATAGGCGAATGAGCCGCGTAAAGCGCCTTTCGTTTAGCGGTTGCCAAACCTTCCCTGTAACCTTAAAATCGTCCGGATTGAAAACTGACGTTTTTAAGCTATCGGGCAAAATTGAGGGTTTGATGTTCAACCGCACGGGCACGATAAAATTCATGAACTTTCAGGGAAGGATCAACCGTTTCCAGTTCCTGATAGCTTCTGTCGGCCTCTACGTCCTCATGGGGGCTTTCATCTACTTCGCGATGGAAACATGGGGGTTCTTCGAGAAGTTTTACCTCGTCTTTCTCTTTCGCGTGCTCGCGATTTTTCTCGTCTCCATCTTCTCCCTCTCCTTCCTTTCAATCATGGTGAGAAGGTTTCACGACATCGGAAAGCGGTGGTTCTTCACACCCCTGATAATCGTCCCGATCTACAACGTATACCTCTTCGTCATCCTCTATGTGAGGGAGGGGGAGGGGGAGTTGAACGAGTTTGGACCGCCGGTGGGAGCGGCCTGACGCGCGATGTCCGGCGCATCCTTTCCGTCCCCGGCGGCGTCATGTCCTCGCTCAAGGTCGCGCCGTAGCGCTGCTACCGCCTCGCCCTTTCGCTGCGGGATTCCTTGCCGGGAGCGGAAAGCCGCGCCGCCCATTTTATTGCGTCATTCCCGCGCACGCGGGAATCCAGAGGTTCCGGACTTCCCGCCTTCGCGGGAGTGACGGGTTGCTGGATCCCCTCTCGTTTCGGGATTCCTCGCCTACCCCTCCACCCCCTGGAGATATCGTCTTGCCCCCAAGGTGCACGGCCTTTGGACGGCGTCAAAAAATCCTCTTGACGCATAGGGAAAAGTTTCTCAAGGGAAGTCCGTCTTTTTAGCTTCAGGTAATTTCATAATCTGCCGATGCTCTAATTTTGGACAAAGAACTTGCTTTGGGAGCATAATTACGCCTGTATTCCAGGAGCACGGATTCTTTTGTGAAGCGGCGAAAGGTTTTTCGCCGGGGCAATGGTCAGCCGACCTGCGGGCGGAGCAAAATGAACAGATTCATAGCGATTAAGGCCTTTATCGCCGTTTTCCTGCTTTCCACAGTTCTATGCACGGTTTCCCCGGCGCGTGAGCCATCCACCTTCGAGAGGATAAACTCCGCTCAGGCGAGGGGAGAGGTCACGAGGGGCAGGGCCGAGCTTGAAAAACTGCGGGATATGTTCGCTCCCGAAAGGGTTTCGCCCTTCTTTCGCAGCCTCGGCGAGAGAAAAAGAAGTCTCTGTGCGACGATGGCCCTCCGGGGGGCGATAGATGCCCTGCCGCTCATGGACCCCGCCGAACAGGAGGAGGCGCGCTCGTATCTCCTTCCCCGCACCGCCGCAGCCCTCCCTTCACTCCCCAACGCCTACAACACCCTGCACTTTTCCATCCAGTGGGGCGACGACTTTCCCCTTACCGACATAGACGGCACGGTGCCCGCGCCGGACGCGAACGAAAACGGCGACCCGGACGTGATAGAGCGCTGGGCCAACTACCTCGAATACTCTTACACCACCCTCAGCGAGAATTACGGCTTCCCGGTGAACGTCCTTTCCGGAAGGGTGAAGGTGGTAATCGCAAACACCTCCGACCTCTCGGTTTACCGCCTTTCGGCCGGTTTTTTCGGGCTGGCTACGGACGCCTCGCCCCAGCCGTGGCTGATGGTCAACAACACCTTCAACTGGCCGGGTTTCACCATCGAGAACGACGACCCGGATAATCCCTACTGGGGAGCGATGAAGGTTACGGGCGTCCACGAATTCTTCCACGTCCTCCAGATGCTCTACACCCCCTCCGCCTGGATTGGCACCTACGACGACTGGTTCCTGGAGGCCTCCTCGGTCTGGAGCGAGGACAAGGTCTTCGACGAGGTTAACGACTATTACAGCTTCTGGAATAACAGCTCCGACCAGTGGATAAAAAATCCCGAGTCGGGCCTCCAGATAAGCCGCCCCTACGGCGACGGCGTCTACGAGCGCGGCATTTTCTGCTTCTACCTCGACGAGCACACCGGCGGGCCGGATTCGATGGCCCGCGTCTGGGAGCTGATAAAGAGCGGAAAGCGGATTCTCTATTCCAATTCCTCAAACAACGCGGTCACTAACGGCGCGCTGGAACTGTTCGCCCTCGAAAAGGCGCTTGACGGCGTGGACGAGCTTTACCTCGGCTTCGCCTCGGCGAATTCCATAATGGATTACGAGGAGGGCGCTTTCTATCCAAGGCCGAACC
Coding sequences within it:
- a CDS encoding DUF4079 family protein, whose translation is MLYFHPYFQGILTLVMIYGWITGMGRHRPQKPGSSFAFNRKRHILAGKISTAGLLLGIIIGLGYVYGLYGQVLVTGLHGTLGVAIAPLLVTGIVTGGILERNFVKHPHLPKIHGGLNALTLGMCVFQIRTGLELLLAMRAG
- a CDS encoding transposase, whose amino-acid sequence is MVRIARIVVPGLPHYVAQRGYEGQQAFFGPEDYALYLRLASEALDENKVKALAWSLLFNRVSLLVVPSSEEGLARALGEVHRRYSREVNARLGREGRLWHARFNSFTIEEPLIAETAKYVELQPVRTGLVLTPAAYPWSSATARLAKTADPLGAPATLPGVPDWSSYITEPVSKDFAKKLAQHESTGRPMGTEPFILGLEGKLGKRLRPRKRGRKPKIPRIED
- a CDS encoding PaaI family thioesterase: MKENEMYQNALNIFSTVGLARFLGMELVAVADDECELSMPVDERHSNYIGGLHGGAAAALLDTAAFFPGSLLPSGIKLATEGIEVHLFRPVPLGEKVFAQAKILRSGRRIVTVELTLRMSGGKQAAHAIATLVDIGE
- a CDS encoding DUF805 domain-containing protein, with amino-acid sequence MSRVKRLSFSGCQTFPVTLKSSGLKTDVFKLSGKIEGLMFNRTGTIKFMNFQGRINRFQFLIASVGLYVLMGAFIYFAMETWGFFEKFYLVFLFRVLAIFLVSIFSLSFLSIMVRRFHDIGKRWFFTPLIIVPIYNVYLFVILYVREGEGELNEFGPPVGAA